Proteins from a genomic interval of Streptomyces sp. NBC_01445:
- a CDS encoding DUF5134 domain-containing protein: MHGPGSAAWLLVAVCAATGAYCLLRMRSRVEEQRRTAGGEALMGFGMALMAIPAAVVTPPPAAWAVYAAVFGAAALRALWAARSSAHHLHHLVGAFTMAYMAVAMAAAPGGHAGHKGTGAPLVTGLLLLYFAGYVLWSGARLVPVATATAGGPPASGWGDRPELARACRLSMGIGMVAMLLTM, translated from the coding sequence GTGCACGGACCGGGCTCGGCCGCCTGGCTGCTCGTCGCGGTGTGCGCGGCGACGGGGGCGTACTGCCTGCTGCGGATGCGCAGCAGGGTCGAGGAGCAGCGCCGCACGGCGGGCGGCGAGGCCCTCATGGGGTTCGGCATGGCGCTCATGGCGATACCCGCCGCGGTGGTCACGCCGCCGCCCGCCGCCTGGGCGGTGTACGCGGCCGTGTTCGGGGCCGCGGCACTGCGCGCGCTGTGGGCGGCACGTTCGAGCGCGCACCATCTGCACCACCTGGTGGGCGCGTTCACCATGGCGTACATGGCGGTGGCGATGGCCGCGGCGCCGGGCGGGCACGCAGGTCACAAAGGGACGGGCGCACCGCTGGTGACCGGTCTGCTCCTGCTCTATTTCGCGGGGTACGTGCTGTGGTCGGGGGCGCGGCTGGTGCCGGTGGCGACGGCGACGGCGGGCGGCCCGCCGGCGTCCGGGTGGGGCGACCGCCCGGAGCTGGCACGGGCCTGCCGGCTCTCGATGGGCATCGGAATGGTCGCGATGCTGCTGACCATGTAG
- a CDS encoding FUSC family protein: MSSAETPTPTPAPSPSRPRPIRRLPLAGVLRLNKPSDIWFKPATSVVVSAAVPNLTLLALGRLDLAMYTMAGSLCALYAHNLPYAARARALAWVVLGMLASLAVALLTASLTSSAAVLVAVGALLAAAQKTLCDATRIGPPGHLILTFISSASLFAPQHLGQIPGHLALTAGAGAVAWLVGMAPALVRPHGPERRATARALNAAAAYVSAEGGARERARAGAAAAVHAAWQSLLATGNSGAARRALERLVVRAEVALAAPADTDPALLRDWAAGLSGTGPVPRINHAHAHEVDDEVLGVEAELALGKPSLWRRLAPGSPLLPVALRTAVGCALAGYGSLALGIGRPYWALVTAASLYQANVTLTWNRTVQRVAGNLAGVLVFAAVVPLAHAGQIFVVLFCLLFSFGAEAFISRNYWLGSVCVTPMALLITEFARTQEAGELITDRVVDTLVGALLGIVAAVIVTNRRAADHIELALEATDRAREAAERTLAAPRPEPGALEAARRRLAAALVELRAADDTAAGEWWQRALPEERVVTAEQAGHRTLAATVRRATLRTVRNPENADEHRGGTDARENTRA, translated from the coding sequence ATGAGCAGCGCAGAAACCCCCACACCGACCCCCGCACCGTCCCCGTCCAGGCCCCGGCCGATCCGTCGGCTCCCGCTCGCGGGGGTGCTGCGCCTCAACAAGCCGTCCGACATCTGGTTCAAGCCCGCGACGAGCGTCGTCGTGTCCGCGGCGGTGCCGAATCTGACGCTGCTCGCCCTCGGCCGCCTCGACCTCGCGATGTACACGATGGCCGGGTCACTGTGCGCGCTCTACGCGCACAACCTGCCGTACGCGGCGCGTGCCCGGGCCCTCGCCTGGGTCGTCCTCGGCATGCTCGCGAGCCTCGCCGTGGCCCTGCTCACCGCCTCGCTCACCTCTTCGGCGGCCGTGCTCGTGGCGGTCGGCGCGCTTCTCGCAGCCGCCCAGAAGACCCTGTGCGACGCGACCCGCATCGGCCCGCCCGGCCATCTGATCCTTACGTTCATCAGCTCCGCCAGCCTCTTCGCACCGCAGCACCTGGGGCAGATACCCGGCCACCTCGCCCTGACCGCCGGTGCGGGCGCCGTGGCCTGGCTCGTCGGCATGGCCCCCGCCCTCGTGCGGCCGCACGGCCCGGAACGGCGCGCCACCGCTCGCGCCCTGAACGCCGCCGCCGCGTACGTGAGCGCCGAGGGCGGTGCGCGCGAGCGGGCCAGGGCCGGTGCTGCCGCCGCCGTCCACGCCGCCTGGCAGTCCCTCCTCGCCACCGGTAACAGCGGCGCCGCCCGCCGGGCCCTGGAGCGCCTGGTCGTGCGCGCCGAGGTCGCTCTCGCCGCCCCCGCCGACACCGACCCCGCACTCCTGCGCGACTGGGCCGCAGGCCTGAGCGGCACGGGCCCCGTCCCGCGCATCAACCACGCGCACGCCCATGAAGTCGACGACGAAGTCCTCGGCGTCGAGGCCGAACTCGCCCTCGGCAAGCCGTCGTTGTGGCGCAGGCTCGCTCCCGGCTCGCCTCTCCTGCCGGTCGCCCTGCGCACCGCCGTCGGGTGTGCCCTCGCCGGATACGGGTCCCTCGCACTCGGTATCGGCCGCCCGTACTGGGCCCTGGTCACCGCGGCCTCGCTCTACCAGGCCAACGTCACCCTCACCTGGAACCGCACCGTGCAGCGCGTGGCCGGCAATCTAGCCGGAGTGCTCGTCTTCGCCGCCGTGGTGCCCCTCGCCCACGCCGGCCAGATCTTCGTCGTCCTGTTCTGCCTCCTCTTCAGCTTCGGCGCCGAGGCGTTCATCTCCCGCAACTACTGGCTCGGCAGCGTCTGCGTGACCCCCATGGCGCTGCTGATCACCGAGTTCGCCAGGACGCAGGAGGCCGGTGAGCTCATCACGGACCGGGTCGTGGACACCCTCGTCGGGGCGCTGCTCGGCATCGTCGCCGCGGTGATCGTCACCAACCGGCGCGCTGCCGACCACATCGAGCTGGCCCTCGAAGCGACCGACCGTGCCCGCGAGGCCGCGGAGCGCACCCTCGCCGCCCCGCGTCCTGAGCCCGGCGCCCTGGAGGCCGCGCGTCGCAGGCTCGCCGCAGCCCTCGTCGAACTGCGCGCCGCCGACGACACCGCGGCGGGCGAATGGTGGCAGCGCGCCCTGCCCGAGGAGCGTGTGGTCACCGCTGAGCAGGCCGGACACCGTACGCTCGCGGCGACGGTCCGACGCGCGACGCTGCGGACCGTCCGGAACCCCGAGAACGCAGACGAGCACAGGGGCGGCACCGACGCCCGGGAGAACACGCGAGCATGA
- a CDS encoding MarR family winged helix-turn-helix transcriptional regulator: MTTRNGRAAADDTVAAVVRQWQTVHPDIDTGPMEVIGRINRCAALLQQAEDAPLRRAGLTRAEFDLLGALRRTGHELTPGDLARETFSSGAAVTKRLKQLQERGLVGRRGDTRDRRVSHLSLTDAGRDLVDALLPDQLAYEKTVLSGLGGAGQGQLSVLLGELLGQLEGRPGGPRA, translated from the coding sequence ATGACGACACGGAACGGCAGGGCGGCGGCGGACGACACCGTCGCAGCGGTGGTGCGGCAGTGGCAGACCGTCCACCCCGACATCGACACCGGGCCCATGGAGGTCATCGGGCGGATCAACCGCTGCGCCGCCCTGCTCCAGCAGGCCGAGGACGCCCCGCTGCGCCGCGCCGGGCTGACCCGCGCCGAGTTCGACCTGCTCGGCGCGCTGCGCCGTACCGGCCACGAACTCACCCCGGGTGACCTCGCCCGGGAGACGTTCTCCTCGGGCGCCGCCGTCACCAAGCGGCTCAAACAGCTCCAGGAGCGCGGCCTGGTCGGCCGGCGCGGCGACACCCGTGACCGGCGCGTCTCCCACCTCAGCCTGACCGACGCCGGCCGCGACCTCGTCGATGCGCTGCTGCCCGACCAGCTCGCGTACGAGAAAACGGTCCTTTCCGGCCTCGGTGGCGCCGGGCAGGGTCAACTCAGTGTGCTGCTGGGCGAGTTGCTCGGTCAGCTCGAAGGCCGTCCGGGTGGTCCGCGCGCCTGA
- a CDS encoding FadR/GntR family transcriptional regulator, translated as MAPDDDLFQPVKPVRAYQRVAQQIEERILSGDLPPGSRLPAERELVVRFDVGRSTVREALRVLQSAGLIRSRPGDPLGAEVLGVSPDNLSQALSRLTRSRIASLGELVQFRMVLDAESNRLAARLHTPDDLARMREQIGRMERLGESSTGNLHAFSEADALFHRAIAEASGNSLLGLCARAVHEAVVGVIEEKIAGATDAAAWMERSITHHRQVLDAISSGDAPRAARLGREALYEYYADHVEPETRRLLAAAVEDPSE; from the coding sequence ATGGCGCCCGACGACGATCTCTTCCAGCCGGTGAAGCCGGTCCGCGCCTATCAGCGGGTGGCCCAGCAGATCGAGGAGCGCATCCTCAGCGGCGACCTGCCGCCCGGCTCCCGGCTCCCGGCGGAGCGCGAACTCGTCGTGCGCTTCGACGTGGGCCGCTCGACGGTCCGCGAGGCGCTGCGCGTGCTCCAGTCGGCGGGCCTGATCCGCTCACGCCCGGGCGACCCGCTGGGCGCCGAGGTCCTCGGCGTCTCCCCGGACAACCTCAGCCAGGCCCTGAGCCGCCTGACCCGTTCCCGTATCGCCTCGCTCGGCGAACTGGTGCAGTTCCGCATGGTGCTCGACGCGGAGAGCAACCGCCTCGCCGCGCGCCTGCACACCCCCGACGACCTGGCCCGCATGCGGGAGCAGATCGGCCGGATGGAGCGCCTCGGCGAGTCGTCGACGGGAAACCTGCACGCCTTCAGCGAGGCGGACGCCCTCTTCCACCGGGCCATCGCCGAGGCGAGCGGCAACTCCCTGCTCGGCCTGTGCGCCCGCGCGGTGCACGAGGCGGTGGTCGGGGTCATCGAGGAGAAGATCGCGGGCGCCACGGACGCCGCCGCCTGGATGGAGCGCTCGATCACCCACCACCGGCAGGTGCTCGACGCGATCAGCTCGGGCGACGCACCGCGCGCGGCCCGGCTCGGCCGCGAGGCGCTCTACGAGTACTACGCCGACCATGTGGAGCCGGAGACGCGGCGGTTGCTCGCGGCGGCCGTGGAGGATCCCTCGGAGTAG
- a CDS encoding M20 family metallopeptidase, whose product MRSRSRALPVPVTDAAAAVALTQELVRLRTVNAAGATEVERPAADLVQRLFTEFGWKYEVVEVVPGRPNTVAVVEGGGGDGPTLMFEGHIDVVTEGDTADWTVDPYGAEIRDGKLWGRGSADMKSGVAAMIYGVRALQLAGPFPGRIVVGVLCDEEGLMLGAKAFAASPLAREVDGVIVCEPEGYEVCTSARGGIRLRLDLHGVMAHGAMPQEGRSPIVAGARIVEALAAVQEWAEERYGEHPHAGRVTVTPTVLLGGDPDQLNVIPAHGVVGIDVRTVPGTDHTELIERVREFAQRAASGVGVSVEVTVVDDRPAVEIPEDHPVVTALVDAHRRVHGEAPPFGAVPGTTDGTILTRDAGLATVVYGPGGKWIAHQADEYVEVREIAEYTRVYAAAAQAFLTARPDGGAAR is encoded by the coding sequence ATGCGTTCCCGCTCAAGAGCCCTGCCCGTCCCCGTGACCGACGCCGCGGCCGCTGTCGCCCTCACGCAGGAACTCGTCCGGCTGCGCACCGTCAACGCCGCGGGAGCCACCGAGGTGGAGCGCCCCGCGGCCGACCTCGTCCAGCGGCTCTTCACGGAGTTCGGCTGGAAGTACGAGGTGGTGGAGGTCGTCCCTGGGCGGCCCAACACCGTCGCGGTGGTCGAGGGCGGCGGCGGGGACGGCCCCACGCTGATGTTCGAGGGGCACATCGATGTCGTCACCGAGGGCGACACGGCCGACTGGACCGTCGATCCGTACGGCGCCGAGATCCGGGACGGAAAGCTCTGGGGTCGCGGCTCGGCCGACATGAAGTCCGGTGTCGCCGCCATGATCTACGGGGTCCGAGCCCTTCAGCTGGCCGGGCCCTTCCCCGGCCGGATCGTCGTCGGCGTGCTCTGCGACGAGGAGGGGTTGATGCTCGGCGCGAAGGCGTTCGCCGCGTCACCGCTCGCCCGCGAGGTGGACGGCGTCATCGTCTGCGAGCCCGAGGGCTACGAGGTGTGCACCTCGGCGCGTGGCGGGATCCGCCTCCGTCTCGACCTGCACGGCGTGATGGCCCACGGTGCCATGCCGCAGGAGGGCAGAAGCCCGATCGTCGCCGGCGCCCGCATCGTCGAGGCGCTCGCCGCCGTGCAGGAGTGGGCCGAGGAGCGCTACGGCGAGCATCCGCACGCGGGCCGCGTCACCGTCACCCCGACCGTGCTGCTCGGCGGCGACCCCGACCAGCTCAACGTGATCCCCGCGCACGGCGTCGTCGGCATCGACGTACGGACCGTCCCGGGCACCGACCACACCGAACTCATCGAGCGTGTCAGGGAGTTCGCGCAGCGGGCGGCCTCCGGAGTGGGGGTGTCCGTCGAGGTCACCGTCGTCGACGACCGGCCCGCCGTCGAGATCCCCGAGGACCACCCCGTGGTCACCGCGCTCGTGGACGCACACCGCCGGGTGCACGGCGAAGCACCACCGTTCGGGGCCGTTCCCGGCACCACCGACGGCACGATCCTGACCCGCGACGCCGGTCTCGCCACCGTCGTCTACGGCCCCGGCGGCAAATGGATCGCGCACCAGGCCGACGAGTACGTCGAGGTGCGCGAGATCGCCGAGTACACGCGCGTGTACGCGGCCGCCGCGCAGGCCTTCCTCACCGCCCGTCCGGACGGGGGTGCGGCGCGATGA
- a CDS encoding aldehyde dehydrogenase family protein, translating into MTYPREVPTGLPVGDVWVPAPSQQPVVFPYDGSEFASAPVGDVDLARRAVEHAAGLRKEVAALSARVRRDVLAGVAADLEGVSSRMAELLVLETGKPRVDCDIEMQRAAATWRAAADEVAHLHGETVPLDLQASGDGMFGFWTRRPIGVVVGIAGFNYPVLLASHKIAPALAVGCPVIVKPAPATPLATLWLTHLVRERLAAAGAPPGAVQLVTGDTEVGRTLTTHPDVAAVSFTGSATVGHRIARDAAPRKVVLELGSNAALVVAADADLDAAADAVARGGYYASGQACISVQRVIAVEEIAGALEKKIAERLPDVVVGDPRDAGTRVSALIDEAATERVLDWIGRARAAGARVVAGGGRTGTRCLAPTLLADVPDGEPAWDEEVFGPVVCLRTVPGLDAAYDLVNASRYGLHAAVYTRDLGAAFRAVDALDVGGVVINEVPGYRSDIAPYGGVKDSGTGREGPRFAIEELTVTRMAVIRP; encoded by the coding sequence ATGACGTATCCGCGAGAAGTGCCCACGGGCCTGCCGGTCGGGGATGTCTGGGTTCCCGCGCCTTCGCAACAGCCCGTTGTCTTCCCGTACGACGGGAGCGAGTTCGCTTCGGCGCCCGTCGGCGACGTGGACCTCGCGCGGCGCGCCGTCGAGCACGCCGCCGGGCTCCGCAAGGAGGTCGCGGCCCTCTCTGCACGGGTGCGGCGGGACGTGCTCGCCGGTGTCGCGGCCGACCTGGAAGGCGTCTCGTCCCGGATGGCGGAGCTGCTCGTCCTGGAGACCGGGAAGCCGCGAGTCGACTGCGACATCGAGATGCAGCGCGCCGCCGCGACCTGGCGGGCCGCCGCCGACGAGGTGGCCCACCTGCACGGCGAGACCGTCCCGCTGGACCTCCAGGCCTCCGGCGACGGCATGTTCGGGTTCTGGACGCGCAGGCCCATCGGGGTCGTCGTCGGCATCGCCGGCTTCAACTACCCCGTACTCCTCGCCTCCCACAAGATCGCCCCGGCGCTCGCCGTGGGCTGTCCCGTGATCGTGAAGCCCGCACCGGCGACGCCGCTCGCCACGCTCTGGCTCACCCATCTCGTCCGCGAGCGCCTCGCCGCGGCCGGCGCGCCGCCCGGAGCGGTCCAGCTCGTGACCGGCGACACCGAGGTGGGCCGCACCCTCACCACGCATCCCGACGTCGCGGCGGTCTCTTTCACCGGCTCCGCCACGGTCGGGCACCGCATCGCGCGCGACGCGGCGCCCCGCAAGGTCGTCCTCGAACTCGGCTCCAACGCGGCGCTCGTCGTCGCGGCGGACGCCGACCTCGACGCGGCCGCCGACGCCGTGGCGCGCGGCGGCTACTACGCGTCCGGGCAGGCGTGCATCTCGGTCCAGCGGGTCATCGCCGTCGAGGAGATCGCCGGCGCCCTGGAGAAGAAGATCGCCGAACGGCTGCCCGACGTCGTGGTCGGCGACCCGCGCGACGCCGGCACTCGGGTCTCCGCGCTCATCGACGAAGCCGCCACCGAGCGCGTCCTGGACTGGATCGGCCGGGCCAGGGCGGCCGGTGCCCGGGTCGTCGCGGGCGGAGGTCGCACCGGCACGAGGTGCCTCGCCCCGACCCTGCTCGCGGACGTCCCCGACGGCGAACCCGCCTGGGACGAGGAGGTGTTCGGCCCCGTCGTGTGCCTGCGCACCGTCCCCGGCCTCGATGCCGCGTACGACCTGGTCAACGCGAGCCGGTACGGGCTGCACGCCGCGGTCTACACCCGCGACCTCGGCGCCGCCTTCCGCGCGGTCGACGCGCTCGACGTCGGCGGCGTCGTCATCAACGAAGTCCCCGGCTACCGCAGCGACATCGCCCCGTACGGAGGCGTCAAGGACTCCGGCACCGGACGCGAGGGGCCACGGTTCGCCATCGAGGAGCTGACGGTCACGCGGATGGCCGTCATCCGCCCCTGA
- a CDS encoding SDR family NAD(P)-dependent oxidoreductase, translating into MDYANLFRLDGRRVAVVGGAGGIGREVVRALVAQGADVVVADRDEKGAEQTVALAGADAVRSGTASAYALDVLDPEAIRAAADVWGPLDALVVTVGANVRKRIADYTLDEFDRVIALNLRAYVSLVQTFAPGMAERGRGSVVGFASMRAFQVEPGQSVYAASKAGLIQFLRTAAAEWGPRGVRFNAVAPGVVRTPLTDQIAADPAWYDAYAQASALRRWARADELAGAVAYLVSDASTYVTGSVLTVDGGWTAVDGRYDPAL; encoded by the coding sequence ATGGACTACGCGAATCTGTTCCGGCTCGACGGCAGGCGCGTCGCGGTCGTCGGCGGAGCGGGCGGCATCGGCCGTGAGGTCGTCCGCGCGCTCGTCGCCCAGGGCGCCGACGTCGTGGTCGCCGACCGGGACGAGAAGGGCGCCGAGCAGACCGTCGCCCTGGCCGGCGCGGACGCGGTCCGGTCCGGCACCGCGTCCGCCTACGCCCTCGATGTCCTCGACCCCGAGGCGATCCGCGCCGCCGCCGACGTGTGGGGCCCCCTCGACGCGCTTGTCGTCACCGTCGGCGCCAACGTCCGCAAACGCATCGCCGACTACACGCTCGACGAGTTCGACCGCGTCATCGCCCTGAACCTGCGGGCCTATGTCAGCCTCGTCCAGACGTTCGCCCCCGGCATGGCGGAGCGCGGCCGCGGCAGCGTCGTCGGCTTCGCCTCCATGCGGGCCTTCCAGGTGGAGCCGGGCCAGAGCGTGTACGCCGCGTCGAAGGCCGGCCTCATCCAGTTCCTGCGCACCGCCGCCGCCGAATGGGGCCCACGGGGCGTGCGGTTCAACGCCGTCGCCCCCGGCGTAGTCCGCACCCCGCTCACCGACCAGATCGCGGCGGACCCCGCCTGGTACGACGCCTACGCCCAGGCCTCCGCGCTCAGGCGCTGGGCTCGCGCCGACGAACTCGCCGGTGCCGTCGCGTACTTGGTCTCCGACGCGTCGACGTACGTCACCGGCAGCGTCCTGACCGTCGACGGCGGCTGGACCGCGGTCGACGGCCGCTACGACCCCGCGCTCTGA
- a CDS encoding DUF3311 domain-containing protein encodes MSPTDEAAGRSPEPDPREADPLGSPQPDPLEGLPTLGGQARRSLWMLLVPVVLYGAAPFVANRIEPRILGVPFLLAWVIAATVISPVAIWLVARFDPAYRTGAVEPVPADEGGAR; translated from the coding sequence ATGTCCCCCACAGACGAGGCCGCCGGCCGCTCCCCGGAGCCGGACCCGCGCGAGGCCGACCCCCTCGGTTCCCCGCAGCCCGACCCCCTCGAAGGACTCCCCACCCTCGGCGGCCAGGCGCGCCGCTCCCTCTGGATGCTGCTCGTGCCCGTCGTCCTCTACGGCGCCGCGCCCTTCGTCGCCAACCGCATCGAACCCCGCATCCTGGGTGTCCCGTTCCTGCTGGCCTGGGTCATCGCCGCCACGGTCATCAGCCCCGTCGCCATCTGGCTGGTCGCCCGCTTCGACCCGGCGTACCGCACCGGCGCCGTCGAACCCGTCCCCGCCGACGAGGGAGGCGCCCGATGA
- a CDS encoding sodium:solute symporter family protein: MSGSAAVATTVFGLAMVATILIGLLSARGRSKGLAEWSVSSRGLGVMFIWLLMAGETYTSFSFLGTAGWSYSFGAPILYLVAYLTVGFAVAYIVGPALWTYASRHSLISIADIAEFRFRSRPLGILVAVVGTVFLVPYIQVQIQGMGVVVNAMTYGSVDLHVAAVISFVVAEVFILVSGLRGSAWVSALKDVLVILAVVFLAVYIPMHYLGGFSDFMQRMVTEKPEWLTFPGHVSGGRDAAWFLSTVVLNAVTITIFPTTVAGYLSAKSPNALRRNALLLPWYQLLLFVPMMVGATALFVLPGLGNPDLALFKLVTDSLPSPVVAVIGVAGALSAIVPMSVFMLSIGTLWGKTVLGGGNGADPRRPRPAVTDDHDLRTKRRSQAVCVLAGLVALGGSLFYPNTLVQLSVLSYEGLAQLVPVVLLSLFWRRMTARAGISGMLVGLVVMTGLWATDNDPWHGVNGGIIALAANLVVTFAVTRATPAPSAPAPQRPTVPAASAAAVKES, translated from the coding sequence ATGAGCGGCTCCGCAGCCGTCGCGACGACCGTGTTCGGCCTGGCCATGGTCGCCACCATCCTGATCGGCCTGCTCAGCGCGCGCGGCCGGTCCAAGGGCCTCGCCGAGTGGTCGGTGTCCAGCCGCGGCCTCGGCGTGATGTTCATCTGGCTCCTGATGGCCGGCGAGACGTACACCAGCTTCTCGTTCCTGGGGACCGCCGGCTGGTCGTACTCCTTCGGCGCCCCGATCCTCTACCTCGTCGCCTATCTCACCGTGGGCTTCGCCGTCGCCTACATCGTGGGCCCCGCCCTGTGGACGTACGCCTCTCGGCACAGTCTCATCTCGATCGCCGATATCGCTGAATTCCGGTTCCGCTCACGGCCGTTGGGGATTCTTGTCGCCGTCGTCGGGACCGTGTTCCTCGTGCCGTACATCCAGGTGCAGATCCAGGGCATGGGCGTCGTCGTCAACGCGATGACGTACGGGAGCGTCGACCTGCACGTCGCCGCCGTCATCTCGTTCGTCGTCGCCGAGGTGTTCATCCTCGTGTCGGGGCTGCGCGGATCCGCCTGGGTGAGCGCCCTCAAGGACGTACTCGTGATCCTCGCGGTCGTCTTCCTCGCGGTCTACATCCCCATGCACTACCTCGGCGGATTCTCCGACTTCATGCAGCGCATGGTCACCGAGAAGCCCGAGTGGCTCACCTTCCCCGGACACGTGTCCGGCGGGCGCGACGCCGCCTGGTTCCTGAGCACCGTCGTCCTCAACGCCGTCACCATCACCATCTTCCCGACCACCGTGGCCGGCTACCTCAGCGCGAAGAGCCCCAACGCGCTGCGGCGCAACGCCCTGCTGCTGCCGTGGTACCAGCTGCTCCTGTTCGTACCGATGATGGTCGGCGCCACCGCGCTGTTCGTGCTGCCGGGCCTCGGCAACCCCGACCTCGCCCTGTTCAAGCTGGTCACTGACTCGCTGCCGTCGCCCGTCGTGGCGGTCATCGGCGTCGCGGGCGCCCTGTCGGCGATCGTGCCGATGAGCGTCTTCATGCTGTCCATCGGGACCCTGTGGGGAAAGACCGTCCTCGGCGGCGGCAATGGCGCCGACCCGCGCCGCCCGCGGCCGGCCGTCACCGACGACCACGACCTGCGCACCAAGCGCCGCTCGCAGGCGGTCTGCGTCCTCGCTGGCCTGGTCGCGCTCGGCGGCAGCCTCTTCTACCCCAACACGCTCGTCCAGCTGTCCGTCCTGTCCTACGAGGGCCTGGCCCAGCTCGTGCCCGTCGTGCTGCTCTCCCTGTTCTGGCGGCGAATGACCGCTCGCGCCGGGATCTCCGGCATGCTCGTCGGGCTCGTCGTGATGACGGGGCTGTGGGCCACTGACAACGACCCGTGGCACGGGGTCAACGGCGGCATCATCGCGCTGGCCGCGAACCTGGTGGTGACGTTCGCGGTCACCCGCGCGACACCGGCCCCGAGCGCCCCCGCCCCGCAACGGCCCACTGTCCCGGCCGCCTCGGCGGCCGCGGTGAAGGAGTCCTGA